The following coding sequences lie in one Niabella agricola genomic window:
- the ggt gene encoding gamma-glutamyltransferase codes for MLKKGGNAIDAAIATQWALAVVYPGAGNIGGGGFMVARLANNENIALDYRETAPAKAHRDMYLDANGNAVAEKSLNGHLSSGVPGTVAGLYAAHRYARLPMEVLIQPAIDFAEQGFAITAAEAHGLNANREDFQKLSTRPTAFVKKAPWQKGDTLVQKELAATLKRIQKDGQRGFYEGTTARLIVEEMQRGNGIISLNDLKAYQAKPRQPLLFTYRGYEVMGMPMPSSGGLLLNQMLKMIEPYDIGAMGFASPAAVQLMTEAERRAYADRARYMGDADFVQVPVAALTSDAYLKNRMKDYDPQKAGSSKQTGRGIVAGYESEETTHLSILDKEGNAVAVTTTLNNNYGSRTVVGGAGFLLNDEMDDFSAKPGSPNLFGAVGGKANAIAPGKRMLSSMAPTLVLKSGKPYLVVGTPGGTTIPTSVFQTIVNIIDFKMNTDEAVNKPKFHHQWLPDRIDIESGFPENTAAALKKMGYALYDRKQIGRTEVIKIQPDGKLEAVADHRGDDSAAGF; via the coding sequence ATGTTAAAAAAGGGAGGAAACGCTATAGACGCGGCTATTGCCACACAATGGGCTTTAGCGGTGGTTTACCCCGGAGCCGGCAATATTGGTGGCGGCGGCTTTATGGTTGCCCGCCTGGCCAACAACGAAAACATAGCGCTGGATTACCGGGAAACAGCACCGGCCAAAGCACACCGCGATATGTACCTGGATGCCAACGGCAATGCCGTTGCCGAAAAAAGCTTAAACGGGCATCTTTCCTCCGGCGTACCAGGAACCGTGGCTGGTTTGTATGCCGCCCACCGGTATGCCCGGCTGCCCATGGAAGTGCTGATACAGCCGGCCATTGATTTTGCCGAACAGGGTTTTGCGATCACCGCAGCCGAAGCCCATGGACTAAATGCCAACCGGGAGGATTTTCAAAAACTCAGCACCCGGCCTACAGCTTTTGTAAAAAAAGCCCCCTGGCAAAAAGGCGACACCCTCGTACAGAAGGAGCTGGCAGCTACCTTAAAACGGATCCAAAAAGATGGACAGCGGGGGTTTTACGAAGGAACTACCGCCCGTCTTATTGTTGAAGAAATGCAGCGCGGCAACGGCATTATCAGTCTGAACGATCTGAAAGCCTACCAGGCAAAACCGCGCCAGCCGCTTCTTTTTACATACCGGGGATATGAGGTCATGGGCATGCCCATGCCCAGCAGCGGTGGATTGCTGCTGAACCAGATGCTGAAAATGATTGAGCCCTACGATATCGGAGCCATGGGATTTGCATCCCCGGCAGCCGTCCAATTGATGACGGAAGCCGAGCGCAGGGCTTATGCAGACCGCGCCCGCTATATGGGCGATGCCGATTTTGTGCAGGTTCCTGTTGCCGCACTCACAAGCGACGCCTACCTCAAAAACAGGATGAAGGATTATGATCCGCAAAAAGCCGGCAGCAGCAAACAAACCGGAAGAGGCATTGTTGCCGGTTATGAAAGTGAAGAAACCACACATCTGAGTATTTTGGATAAAGAAGGCAATGCCGTAGCGGTAACCACCACCCTCAACAATAACTATGGCAGCCGGACCGTTGTAGGAGGCGCCGGCTTTCTTTTAAATGATGAAATGGATGATTTCAGTGCCAAGCCCGGATCCCCCAATCTTTTTGGTGCCGTAGGCGGAAAGGCCAATGCCATTGCTCCCGGCAAACGCATGCTCAGCTCCATGGCTCCTACCCTGGTATTAAAAAGCGGAAAACCCTACCTCGTAGTGGGCACACCGGGAGGAACCACCATTCCCACTTCCGTGTTTCAGACAATCGTAAACATCATCGATTTTAAGATGAATACGGATGAAGCAGTGAACAAGCCAAAATTTCATCACCAGTGGCTGCCCGACCGCATCGATATCGAAAGCGGCTTTCCGGAAAACACAGCCGCAGCGTTGAAAAAAATGGGCTATGCTCTATACGATCGTAAACAAATCGGCCGCACAGAGGTTATTAAAATACAGCCGGACGGGAAACTGGAAGCCGTTGCGGATCACCGGGGCGATGACAGTGCGGCAGGATTCTAA
- a CDS encoding DUF1572 family protein — MNETIFIQSAIQQFKDYKALAEKTFAQLSDADFHFQPDDANNNLAVNITHMHGNMLSRWTNFLTEDGEKEWRKRDEEFEEQQLDRARLMTLWEEGWQCLFNALESLKPEDLDRTITIRTKPLTVIEAVHRQLTHYAYHVGQIVFIGKHIRNDQWQSLSIKKGDSKAFNEQLKSGTR; from the coding sequence ATGAATGAAACAATATTCATACAAAGCGCCATTCAGCAATTCAAAGACTATAAAGCGCTTGCGGAAAAAACATTTGCACAGTTGAGCGATGCCGACTTCCATTTTCAGCCGGATGACGCCAATAATAACCTTGCGGTAAACATTACGCATATGCACGGCAATATGCTCAGCCGCTGGACTAATTTTCTTACGGAAGACGGCGAAAAAGAATGGCGGAAAAGAGATGAAGAGTTTGAAGAACAGCAGCTGGACCGGGCTCGTTTAATGACGCTTTGGGAAGAAGGATGGCAGTGCCTGTTTAACGCACTGGAATCGTTGAAACCGGAAGACCTTGACCGGACCATCACCATCCGCACCAAACCCCTGACGGTGATTGAGGCCGTTCATCGCCAGTTAACGCATTATGCCTATCATGTGGGACAGATCGTTTTTATCGGCAAACATATCCGGAACGATCAGTGGCAGAGCCTTTCCATAAAAAAAGGTGATTCCAAGGCATTCAACGAACAGTTAAAATCCGGAACCCGATAA
- a CDS encoding GAF domain-containing protein: MAEDLTIHTGSKDAQYSALLPQIEAIIAGEPDLIANLSNIAAALKEQFQWWWVGFYLVKNDELVLGPFQGPVACTRIRKGRGVCGAAWEQAVTLIVPDVEQFPGHIACSSFSKSEIVVPIIRNGQVMGVLDVDSEKPDHFDAVDQQYLETLVSRISFSTF; the protein is encoded by the coding sequence ATGGCGGAAGATCTTACCATACATACCGGCTCAAAAGATGCCCAATACAGCGCATTGCTTCCGCAGATCGAAGCAATCATAGCGGGAGAACCCGATCTGATCGCCAATCTTTCCAATATCGCAGCAGCACTAAAGGAACAGTTTCAGTGGTGGTGGGTAGGCTTTTACCTGGTCAAAAACGATGAACTGGTGCTGGGCCCCTTTCAGGGACCGGTAGCCTGTACCCGGATCCGGAAAGGACGCGGCGTTTGCGGTGCGGCATGGGAACAGGCTGTAACCCTTATTGTGCCCGATGTGGAGCAGTTCCCGGGGCATATCGCCTGCAGCAGTTTCTCAAAATCGGAGATCGTGGTGCCCATTATACGCAACGGTCAAGTGATGGGCGTGTTGGACGTGGATAGCGAAAAGCCGGATCATTTTGATGCCGTGGACCAGCAATACCTCGAAACACTGGTCAGCCGTATTTCTTTTTCAACTTTTTAA
- a CDS encoding acylphosphatase yields the protein MSTKKIIVTGAVQGVFFRKTAKQQADIMGILGSAQNQPDGSVLIYAYGDAEPLQRFIDWCRQGPAGAKVENVTVTDVPETEEYRWFEILG from the coding sequence ATGAGCACAAAAAAAATTATTGTAACCGGAGCCGTACAAGGCGTTTTTTTTCGTAAAACGGCCAAGCAACAGGCCGATATCATGGGAATTTTGGGATCTGCACAAAACCAGCCGGACGGATCTGTACTCATTTACGCATATGGTGATGCGGAACCGCTGCAACGCTTTATCGACTGGTGCAGACAGGGACCGGCCGGCGCAAAGGTAGAAAACGTAACGGTAACCGATGTTCCCGAAACGGAAGAATACCGTTGGTTCGAGATCCTGGGCTAG
- a CDS encoding acylphosphatase — MITKEITIRHHSIGTILPAVLQLKAEELDITGTINTSKQSTITLLISGKKKDLEAYIAWCETAAIGRGATVAETRDRAFKAFYNFSRV, encoded by the coding sequence ATGATCACAAAAGAAATTACCATCCGGCACCACAGTATTGGCACTATTTTACCGGCCGTGCTTCAGTTGAAAGCCGAAGAGCTGGATATTACCGGCACGATAAATACCAGTAAACAATCCACGATTACCTTACTGATTTCAGGTAAGAAAAAGGACCTGGAGGCTTATATTGCCTGGTGTGAAACTGCAGCGATCGGGCGGGGAGCAACGGTTGCCGAAACCAGGGACCGGGCCTTTAAAGCCTTCTATAATTTTTCCCGGGTATAA
- a CDS encoding 3-keto-disaccharide hydrolase gives MKKQLYVAFAVLCAGGPSLYAQNGDPKITEVWNPEPRIVTPGATSADAPSDAIVLFDGSGLSNWERADGKGPASWKLDNKAMTVAKGSGAIRTKQSFGDCQLHVEWRTPAEVKGDGQGRGNSGIFLMSNYELQVLDSYKNRTYSNGQAGSIYKQLIPLANASRKPGEWQTYDIIFIAPRFNKDSTLKSQARITVIHNGVLVQNNAAILGATQYIGIPQNTFHKEKEPIILQDHGDPVSFRNIWIRELE, from the coding sequence ATGAAAAAGCAACTCTATGTAGCGTTTGCGGTGCTCTGTGCCGGCGGCCCTTCCCTGTATGCACAAAACGGCGACCCCAAGATCACCGAAGTATGGAATCCGGAACCCAGGATTGTAACCCCTGGTGCCACAAGCGCAGATGCTCCATCCGATGCCATTGTGCTCTTTGACGGATCCGGTCTTTCGAACTGGGAGCGCGCGGATGGAAAAGGGCCTGCAAGCTGGAAACTGGACAATAAAGCAATGACCGTGGCGAAGGGATCGGGGGCTATCCGCACCAAACAAAGTTTTGGCGACTGCCAGCTCCACGTTGAATGGCGTACGCCGGCTGAAGTGAAGGGCGACGGCCAGGGAAGAGGAAACAGCGGCATCTTCTTAATGAGCAATTATGAACTGCAGGTACTGGACAGTTATAAGAACCGCACCTATAGTAACGGCCAGGCAGGCAGCATCTATAAGCAACTGATCCCGCTGGCCAATGCATCGCGTAAACCCGGAGAGTGGCAGACTTATGATATCATTTTTATTGCTCCCCGTTTTAATAAAGACAGCACCCTCAAGTCGCAGGCAAGAATCACGGTGATCCACAATGGCGTACTGGTACAAAACAACGCTGCCATCCTCGGCGCCACCCAGTATATCGGCATTCCTCAAAATACATTTCATAAAGAAAAAGAGCCCATCATCCTGCAGGACCACGGCGACCCGGTAAGCTTCCGGAACATCTGGATACGGGAACTGGAGTAA
- a CDS encoding cation:proton antiporter, with product MLLSIIDTTLPVTDPILRYLIVILIVLLAPILLNKLKIPHLIGLIIAGALTGPNGLGILDRDSSIVVSGTTGLLYIMFLAGLEIDLIEFKKNKWKSITFGMYTFCIPMIIGTLGSYYLLHFNWMTSILLGSLISSHTLLAYPIVSKLGIAKDRSVNITVGGTMITDTLALLVLAVIVGMTKGQVDAAFWLRLTLSILAFGLIVWFLFPIIGRWFFKKVQDKISQFIFVLVMVYLGAVLAELAGVEGIIGAFLSGLALNRLIPATSPLMNRVEFVGNALFIPFFLISVGMLIDFKAFVKDTETIKVAAVLTVGVIVAKYLAAWATAKTFRLNKPQLRVIFGLSVAQAAATLAAVMVGYNIIISETPDGEPIRLLNEAVLNGSILVILITCTLASLTAQKGGQELAKETGGGTEESNNNNEDGEKIMIATNALDKTEHLVQLALSIKSAPNTDQIYALHIINKHDAPDGSDRAGKKMLELAVHTGAAADVKVTDILRYDDNVINGITGELKANKITDLILGYSTRPYNSVKSFALINGILDNEKITTYVYNPVQPLSTIKNNVVVIPPNAEREAGFFYWLSNLWTLAKHCGGGVKFFAPANIEPLLQRLNEKNPIEYRFTTFTNWEDLLILSREVDKNDLLTVVLSRPQYPSYNPHMDRIFTYLDRYFRSGNFLLIYPIQVKPADADDFYINDHYFLNPTMDLEGLGKDIGRIFNRER from the coding sequence ATGCTGTTAAGTATTATTGACACCACACTTCCGGTTACCGACCCGATCTTAAGATACCTGATTGTAATTCTGATTGTATTGCTGGCACCAATCCTGCTGAACAAATTAAAGATCCCCCACCTGATCGGCCTGATCATTGCTGGTGCCCTTACCGGCCCCAATGGGTTGGGCATACTGGACCGGGACAGTAGTATCGTGGTTTCAGGCACCACCGGGTTGTTGTACATTATGTTTTTAGCCGGGCTGGAGATCGACCTGATCGAATTCAAAAAAAACAAATGGAAGAGCATTACTTTCGGTATGTATACCTTTTGCATCCCAATGATCATCGGTACCCTGGGCAGCTATTACCTGCTGCATTTCAACTGGATGACCTCGATCCTGCTGGGCAGTCTGATCTCCTCGCACACACTTCTGGCCTATCCCATCGTTAGTAAACTGGGCATTGCCAAAGACCGGTCGGTCAACATTACCGTAGGTGGCACCATGATCACCGATACACTGGCATTGCTCGTGCTTGCAGTGATTGTTGGAATGACCAAGGGACAGGTAGATGCCGCTTTCTGGCTGCGGCTTACGCTTTCCATTCTGGCTTTCGGACTCATTGTATGGTTTTTATTTCCCATTATCGGAAGATGGTTTTTTAAAAAAGTGCAGGACAAGATCTCCCAGTTTATTTTTGTATTGGTAATGGTATACCTGGGTGCCGTGCTCGCCGAACTGGCCGGTGTGGAAGGCATTATCGGAGCATTCCTTTCCGGCCTCGCATTAAACCGGTTGATACCGGCCACCTCACCGCTGATGAACCGGGTAGAATTTGTAGGCAATGCGCTCTTTATTCCATTTTTCCTCATCAGCGTGGGTATGCTGATCGATTTTAAGGCTTTTGTAAAAGATACAGAAACCATAAAAGTAGCCGCTGTGCTTACCGTTGGAGTTATTGTGGCAAAATACCTGGCCGCCTGGGCCACGGCTAAAACCTTCCGGCTCAACAAGCCGCAGCTTCGGGTGATCTTTGGATTGAGTGTGGCACAAGCCGCTGCCACCCTTGCCGCTGTAATGGTGGGTTATAATATCATCATTTCCGAAACACCCGACGGGGAACCCATCCGGCTGCTGAACGAAGCTGTGCTCAACGGTTCCATCCTGGTAATTCTTATTACCTGTACGCTGGCTTCATTAACAGCCCAGAAAGGCGGACAGGAGCTGGCAAAAGAAACCGGCGGCGGAACGGAAGAAAGCAACAACAACAATGAAGACGGTGAAAAAATAATGATCGCCACCAATGCATTGGACAAAACCGAACATCTTGTACAGCTGGCGCTTTCCATTAAATCGGCCCCAAATACAGACCAGATCTACGCCTTGCATATCATAAACAAGCACGACGCACCCGATGGATCGGACAGAGCAGGCAAAAAAATGCTGGAGCTGGCTGTACACACCGGTGCAGCGGCTGATGTTAAAGTGACCGATATTCTCCGCTACGACGATAATGTCATCAATGGAATCACTGGTGAACTCAAGGCCAATAAAATCACCGATCTCATCCTGGGATATAGCACCAGACCCTACAACTCGGTGAAAAGTTTCGCGCTGATCAATGGCATTCTCGACAATGAAAAAATCACCACCTATGTGTACAATCCCGTTCAGCCTTTATCTACTATCAAAAACAACGTGGTAGTCATTCCGCCAAATGCGGAGCGGGAAGCGGGATTCTTTTACTGGCTTTCGAACCTGTGGACGCTTGCGAAACATTGTGGTGGCGGCGTAAAGTTTTTTGCTCCGGCGAACATCGAACCGCTTTTACAACGGCTTAATGAAAAGAACCCGATCGAATATCGCTTTACAACATTTACCAATTGGGAAGACCTGCTGATCCTTTCCAGGGAAGTTGATAAAAACGATCTCCTTACCGTTGTGCTGAGCCGTCCCCAATATCCTTCCTATAACCCGCATATGGACCGGATCTTTACCTATCTCGACCGGTATTTCCGTTCGGGCAATTTCCTGCTCATCTATCCCATACAGGTAAAACCGGCGGATGCCGATGATTTTTATATCAACGATCACTATTTCCTCAATCCGACCATGGATCTGGAGGGGCTTGGCAAGGATATTGGGCGCATCTTTAACCGCGAACGGTAA
- a CDS encoding SMP-30/gluconolactonase/LRE family protein: MKPALFFLSILAIGCSLNSYGQHTIIQAWRTSDSIPVPESVLPASNRNELYVSLIDGKGNEKDGKGGVGIIYKDGRVKNLNWVTGLNAPKGMALYKNRLYVADITDLVVIDVKKAQVIQTIPVPGSVFLNDVTVDKKGTVYVSDTRENKIYKVTDHRPEVYLEQVTGANGLKSIGTDLYVLAGKELWKLDARKNKTVIASGFEQGGDGLEPTGDGGFIVTCWAGLIYHVSPTGSIYKMLDVQGRMNTADLAYEASSKTLYVPTFNNYSVVAFELK, encoded by the coding sequence ATGAAACCTGCACTTTTTTTTCTGTCCATCCTGGCCATTGGATGTTCTTTAAACAGTTACGGGCAGCATACCATTATTCAGGCCTGGCGCACTTCTGATTCCATCCCGGTTCCGGAATCAGTACTGCCGGCATCTAACAGAAATGAGTTATATGTGTCGCTGATTGACGGCAAGGGAAATGAGAAGGACGGCAAAGGCGGTGTAGGCATTATTTATAAAGACGGCAGGGTGAAAAATCTTAACTGGGTGACCGGTTTGAATGCTCCCAAAGGCATGGCCCTGTATAAAAACCGTTTATATGTGGCGGACATTACTGACCTGGTAGTGATCGATGTAAAAAAGGCGCAGGTGATTCAAACGATTCCCGTTCCCGGATCGGTTTTCTTAAATGATGTAACCGTAGACAAAAAAGGAACGGTATATGTATCCGACACCCGTGAAAACAAGATCTATAAGGTAACCGATCATCGGCCTGAAGTATACCTGGAACAGGTGACCGGCGCCAACGGACTGAAGTCGATCGGCACCGACCTCTATGTACTGGCCGGAAAAGAATTATGGAAACTGGATGCCCGGAAAAACAAAACGGTCATCGCCTCCGGTTTTGAACAGGGCGGCGACGGGTTGGAACCAACCGGCGACGGCGGTTTTATCGTTACCTGTTGGGCCGGGCTTATTTACCATGTATCTCCCACCGGCTCCATTTACAAAATGCTGGATGTACAGGGCCGCATGAATACGGCGGATCTTGCTTATGAAGCATCTTCTAAAACCTTATATGTTCCTACGTTTAACAATTACAGCGTAGTTGCCTTTGAATTAAAATAA
- a CDS encoding EcsC family protein, which produces MNRYEQIALAELKRWQFEMQRPPGMFHRFSKKTQDKINALIPEKIHKGITVVIKQMIHAVLFGAKHTTAKPLKDAAFILREQKIKEKIKFYRNAAAVEGGVTGAGGVLMGLADFPLLLALKLKLLYEIASLYGIDLEDYRERVYLLHIFELAFSSAQHRNDVYRKMEHWDEKMKQMPADVAAFDWRRFQQEYRDYIDLAKMAQLLPVIGAPVGFIANYGLVKKLGSTAMNAYRMRMLEDGKDFTAS; this is translated from the coding sequence ATGAACCGATATGAACAGATCGCACTGGCCGAATTGAAGCGCTGGCAGTTTGAGATGCAGCGCCCACCGGGGATGTTTCACCGTTTTTCAAAAAAAACACAGGATAAGATCAATGCGCTGATACCGGAGAAAATCCACAAGGGGATTACAGTAGTGATCAAGCAAATGATCCACGCAGTGCTGTTTGGAGCCAAACATACTACAGCGAAGCCGCTAAAGGATGCAGCATTTATTTTAAGAGAACAGAAGATAAAGGAAAAGATAAAATTTTACCGGAATGCAGCGGCGGTTGAAGGCGGGGTAACCGGTGCGGGAGGGGTTTTAATGGGGCTTGCAGATTTCCCGTTGCTGCTGGCGCTCAAGCTGAAACTATTATATGAAATTGCTTCCTTATATGGCATCGACCTTGAGGATTACCGGGAGCGCGTATACCTGCTGCATATTTTTGAGCTGGCATTTTCAAGCGCACAACATCGCAATGACGTATACCGGAAAATGGAGCACTGGGATGAAAAAATGAAACAGATGCCTGCGGATGTTGCTGCTTTCGACTGGCGGCGCTTTCAACAGGAGTACCGCGATTATATCGACCTTGCAAAAATGGCACAGCTCTTGCCGGTAATAGGTGCCCCTGTAGGTTTTATTGCCAACTACGGACTGGTGAAAAAGCTGGGGAGCACCGCAATGAATGCCTATCGCATGCGAATGTTGGAAGACGGCAAAGATTTTACCGCTTCTTAA
- a CDS encoding sodium/sugar symporter: MKGSDYLVFFIYFIVVASYGYWVYRRKKQESVSASHDYFLAEGSLTWWAIGASLIASNISAEQMIGMSGSGFKLGLAISAYEWMAAATLIIVAIFFMPVYLKNKIFTMPQFLSQRYNSKVAMIMAVFWLMLYIVVNLMSILYLGALAISGISGINITFCIMALAIFAIVITLGGMKVIGFTDVIQVFFLVLGGLVATYIALNLISGGKGIGAGFNVLQSKASEHFHLIFKKDNPNYIDLPGLSVLIGGMWIANLSYWGCNQYITQRALGASLPVARKGLLFAAFLKMLMPIIVVLPGIAVYYIVKENLGGITPDQLLTTTGVQDPNKAYPALISLLPAGLKGLSFAALTAAIVASLAGKANSIATIFTLDIYKKVFNTNASERNLVSVGKISVIVSMLFAVLLSLVVGDALMGEGKQGFQYIQEYTGFVSPGIFAMFIFGFFWKKTTSSAALFATIGGFIASVVLKFLPGWVNLSFLYQFGWSVPNGAGIYEIPFMDRMVIVFLICAIGMYLISIYQHKRGVVSKGLEVDTGMFKTSTGFAVGSLIIVAMLVALYSAYW, from the coding sequence ATGAAAGGTTCAGATTATCTGGTTTTCTTTATTTACTTTATTGTGGTAGCTTCCTACGGGTATTGGGTATACCGCAGGAAGAAACAGGAATCGGTTTCGGCTTCGCACGACTATTTCCTGGCAGAGGGGTCGCTCACCTGGTGGGCGATCGGCGCATCACTGATCGCTTCCAATATCTCGGCCGAACAAATGATCGGCATGAGCGGGTCTGGCTTCAAACTGGGGCTGGCCATTTCGGCCTATGAATGGATGGCAGCTGCCACGCTGATTATTGTGGCAATCTTTTTTATGCCGGTGTACCTGAAGAATAAGATCTTTACCATGCCGCAATTTCTCAGCCAGCGGTATAATTCCAAAGTGGCCATGATCATGGCCGTGTTCTGGCTGATGCTGTACATTGTGGTAAACCTGATGTCGATCCTTTACCTGGGTGCGCTGGCCATCAGCGGTATCTCCGGTATTAATATTACTTTTTGTATCATGGCCCTGGCCATTTTCGCGATTGTTATTACGCTGGGAGGTATGAAGGTGATCGGCTTCACCGATGTGATACAGGTATTCTTCCTGGTACTGGGCGGATTGGTGGCAACTTATATTGCCTTAAACCTGATCTCCGGAGGAAAAGGCATCGGTGCCGGCTTTAATGTATTACAATCCAAGGCCTCGGAGCATTTTCACCTGATCTTTAAAAAAGACAATCCCAACTACATCGATCTGCCGGGTTTAAGCGTACTCATCGGCGGTATGTGGATCGCCAACCTGAGTTATTGGGGGTGTAACCAGTATATCACCCAGCGTGCCCTGGGAGCCTCACTGCCGGTTGCCCGTAAGGGGTTGCTGTTTGCAGCTTTTCTTAAAATGCTGATGCCCATCATCGTGGTGTTGCCGGGTATTGCCGTATATTATATCGTAAAAGAGAACCTGGGTGGTATTACCCCCGATCAGCTGCTTACTACCACGGGCGTGCAGGATCCCAATAAAGCGTACCCGGCACTCATTTCATTATTACCGGCGGGACTTAAAGGACTGTCTTTTGCCGCATTAACGGCCGCCATCGTGGCCTCCCTTGCCGGTAAGGCCAATAGCATTGCTACGATCTTTACCCTGGACATCTATAAAAAAGTATTTAATACCAATGCCAGCGAGCGCAACCTGGTAAGTGTAGGAAAGATCTCTGTAATTGTGTCTATGTTATTTGCGGTGCTGTTATCCCTGGTGGTGGGTGACGCGCTGATGGGCGAGGGAAAGCAGGGATTCCAGTACATACAGGAATATACCGGTTTTGTATCACCGGGTATTTTTGCCATGTTTATTTTCGGGTTCTTCTGGAAAAAGACCACCTCCAGCGCGGCGTTGTTTGCAACGATCGGTGGCTTTATTGCTTCCGTTGTTCTGAAATTTCTGCCGGGCTGGGTTAATCTTTCATTCCTGTACCAGTTTGGCTGGTCGGTACCAAATGGAGCGGGTATCTACGAAATTCCGTTTATGGACCGTATGGTGATCGTATTCCTGATTTGCGCGATTGGTATGTATCTGATCAGTATTTACCAGCATAAAAGAGGCGTGGTATCTAAAGGGCTTGAGGTGGACACCGGTATGTTCAAAACTTCCACCGGTTTTGCCGTCGGATCGCTGATTATTGTAGCTATGCTGGTTGCATTATATTCCGCGTACTGGTAA